One Mercurialis annua linkage group LG3, ddMerAnnu1.2, whole genome shotgun sequence DNA window includes the following coding sequences:
- the LOC126673314 gene encoding uncharacterized protein LOC126673314, producing METAHGEQIDEVEQRKVRIMRAHVQREDPSAKEVDDLMIRRFLRAREHDIEKASTMFLKYLSWKRSLIPNGSISPSEIANDIAQNKLFMQGLDKTNHPIVVVFGARHKPCKGHLEEFKRFVAFSLERICARMPTGQEKFVAIADLEGWGYTHSDIRGYLAALSILQDCYPERLAKLFIVHCPYIFMTAWKVIYPFIDSKTKKKIVFVENKKLMSTLLVDIDESQLPDVFGGKLPLVPIQDS from the exons ATGGAAACGGCACATGGCGAACAAATCGACGAGGTAGAGCAGCGAAAAGTCCGTATTATGAGAGCCCATGTCCAAAGAGAAGATCCCTCTGCAAAG GAAGTAGATGATTTGATGATCCGGCGATTTTTGCGAGCTCGTGAGCATGACATTGAGAAAGCTTCAACCATGTTCCTCAAGTACCTGAGCTGGAAGCGATCATTAATCCCTAATGGCTCTATATCTCCATCAGAGATTGCAAACGACATTGCCCAAAACAAGTTGTTTATGCAAGGTCTTGATAAGACCAACCATCCCATTGTGGTTGTTTTTGGTGCCAGGCATAAGCCTTGCAAAGGACACTTGGAGGAGTTCAAGA GATTTGTAGCCTTCTCTCTTGAAAGAATATGCGCCAG AATGCCGACTGGACAAGAAAAATTTGTGGCCATCGCTGATCTTGAAGGTTGGGGATATACGCACAGTGATATTCGTGGATATCTAGCAGCATTATCCATTCTGCAG GACTGTTATCCGGAGAGATTAGCTAAATTGTTCATAGTCCATTGCCCTTACATATTTATGACTGCATGGAAGGTTATCTACCCCTTCATTGATAGCAAAACCAAAAAGAAG ATAGTATTTGTGGAGAACAAAAAATTGATGTCCACACTGCTTGTGGACATTGACGAGAGCCAACTCCCAGACGTATTTGGAGGCAAACTACCATTAGTCCCGATACAGGACAGCTAA
- the LOC126673313 gene encoding cytochrome b-c1 complex subunit Rieske-4, mitochondrial-like, with amino-acid sequence MLRAAGRRLSSASYWRRSSSSSAAALVNNPHPLSTGSDDSPPSRSILSLSPHLFRGYSSEALAPPHDLGLISDLPATVVAVKNPTSKIIYDEYNHERHPPGDPSKRAFAYFVLTGGRFVYASLIRLLVLKLVLSMSASKDVLALASLEVDLSSIEPGTTVTVKWRGKPVFIRRRTEDDIKLANSIDVASLRDPQEDADRVKDPEWLIVVGVCTHLGCIPLPNAGDFGGWFCPCHGSHYDISGRIRKGPAPLNLEVPTYSFLEENKLLIG; translated from the exons ATGCTGAGGGCAGCAGGGAGGAGGCTCTCATCTGCTAGTTATTGGAGGAGGTCATCGTCCTCCTCCGCCGCCGCCTTGGTTAATAATCCTCATCCTCTTTCTACTGGCTCCGATGACTCTCCCCCTTCCAGATCCATCCTCTCCTTATCTCCTCATCTCTTCAGAG GGTATTCATCTGAAGCCCTTGCACCACCACATGATCTTGGTCTGATCTCAGATCTCCCAGCTACAGTAGTTGCTGTGAAGAATCCTACTTCAAAAATTATCTATGATGAATACAATCATGAGCGTCATCCACCTGGTGACCCTAGCAAGCGAGCCTTTGCCTATTTTGTCTTGACAGGCGGGAGGTTTGTGTATGCCTCGTTGATACGTCTTTTGGTCCTCAAGTTAGTGCTGAGCATGTCTGCTAGCAAAGATGTCCTTGCTCTCGCATCCCTCGAGGTGGACCTTTCTAGCATTGAGCCTGGGACCACCGTCACAGTCAAATGGCGTGGAAAGCCCGTTTTCATTAGGCGGCGAACTGAAGATGATATTAAGCTGGCGAATAGTATTGATGTTGCATCCCTTCGTGATCCTCAGGAGGATGCTGACAGGGTTAAGGATCCCGAATGGCTTATAGTGGTTGGTGTCTGCACCCATTTGGGGTGCATCCCATTACCTAATGCTGGTGATTTTGGTGGTTGGTTTTGCCCATGCCACGGCTCCCACTATGACATTTCTGGAAGGATTCGCAAGGGCCCAGCACCTTTGAATTTAGAGGTTCCCACTTACAGCTTCTTGGAAGAAAACAAGTTGCTCATAGGGTGA
- the LOC126673252 gene encoding glycine--tRNA ligase, mitochondrial 1-like, translated as MRIFSTLILIASSTSIGHHFLSRRSTFSHLSTLIHHSRPMATTVTEDSLRRAVAEKLSAVESQGNVVRALKASKAAKAEIDAAIESLSALKNEKSSVEKQLQALVTGTGAADSSLNREAFRQAVVNTLERRLFFIPSFKIYRGVAGLYDYGPPGCSVKSNVLAFWRQHFVLEENMLEVDCPCVTPEIVLKASGHVDKFTDLMVKDEKTGTCYRADHLLKDFCNEKLQKDLSITAEKAAELKHVLAVLDDLSAEELGAKIKEYGITAPDTKNPISDPYPFNLMFQTSIGPSGLSSGFMRPETAQGIFVNFKDLYYYNGKKLPFAAAQIGQAFRNEISPRQGLLRVREFTLAEIEHFVDPEDKSHPKYTEVADLKFLMFPREEQMSGQSAKQIRLGDAVSNGIVNNETLAYFIGRVYLFLTRLGIDKERLRFRQHLANEMAHYAADCWDAEIECSYGWIECVGIADRSAFDLHAHSEKSGIPLVAQEKFLEPREVEKLVISPAKKELGLAFKGSQKNVTEALEAMKEKEAMEMKASLESKGEIEFYVCTLEKNVTIKKNMVTISKEKKKEHQRVFTPSVIEPSFGIGRIIYCLFEHSFYMRPSKAGDEQLNVFRFPPVVAPIKCTVFPLVQNQQYEEVAKVISRSLTAAGISHKIDITGTSIGKRYARTDEVGVPFAITVDSTSSATIRERDSKDQIRVSIEEAALVVKSVTDGLQTWDDVWASFPHHLSSSTDTE; from the exons ATGCGTATTTTCTCCACTCTCATTCTCATAGCCTCATCAACTTCCATTGGTCACCATTTCCTCTCTCGACGCAGCACATTTTCTCATCTATCAACCCTAATCCACCACTCTCGGCCAATGGCCACAACCGTAACCGAAGATTCTCTCCGTAGAGCCGTAGCAGAGAAGCTTTCCGCAGTTGAATCTCAAGGAAATGTAGTCCGCGCTCTTAAGGCCTCCAAAGCTGCTAAGGCCGAAATTGACGCTGCAATTGAATCTCTCAGCGCCTTGAAGAACGAGAAATCTTCCGTCGAGAAGCAGCTTCAAGCTCTCGTTACTGGAACTGGCGCAGCTGATTCCTCCCTTAACAGAGAAGCCTTCCGTCAAGCTGTTGTCAACACTCTCGAACGCCGTTTGTTTTTTATTCCGTCCTTCAAGATCTATAGAGGTGTAGCTGGCCTTTACGATTATGGCCCTCCTGGTTGCTCCGTCAAATCCAATGTTCTCGCATTCTGGCGTCAG CATTTCGTTCTGGAGGAGAACATGTTGGAGGTTGATTGCCCATGTGTGACGCCAGAGATTGTCCTCAAAGCATCTGGTCACGTTGATAAGTTCACTGACCTTATGGTTAAGGATGAGAAAACTGGGACCTGTTACCGGGCTGACCACTTACTCAAAGATTTCTGCAATGAAAAGCTTCAGAAGGATCTTAGCATAACTGCAGAGAAGGCTGCAGAACTGAAACATGTACTTGCAGTGTTGGATGATCTTTCTGCTGAAGAGCTCGGAGCAAAGATCAAAGAGTACGGCATTACAGCTCCTGATACAAAAAATCCCATTTCTGATCCCTATCCTTTTAacttgatgtttcaaacatcaaTTGGCCCTTCTGGTTTGAGCTCTGG TTTTATGCGCCCTGAAACTGCGCAAGGTATCTTTGTAAATTTCAAGGACTTGTACTACTACAATGGGAAGAAACTTCCGTTTGCTGCTGCTCAAATTGGTCAGGCTTTCAGAAACGAG ATATCTCCTCGCCAAGGCCTTCTGAGAGTCCGTGAGTTCACATTGGCCGAGATTGAGCACTTTGTTGATCCTGAAGACAAATCTCACCCCAAATACACTGAAGTTGCTGATCTGAAATTTCTGATGTTCCCAAGGGAAGAGCAAATGTCTGGCCAATCTGCAAAGCAAATTCGGCTTGGTGATGCCGTTTCAAAT GGAATTGTCAACAATGAAACTCTCGCCTACTTTATTGGGAGAGTTTATCTCTTCCTAACTCGCCTTGGCATAGACAAGGAGAGGTTACGTTTCCGACAGCATCTTGCAAATGAAATGGCCCATTATGCTGCAGATTGCTGGGATGCTGAGATCGAGTGTTCCTATGGTTGGATTGAGTGTGTTGGTATTGCTGATAGATCAGCATTTGACTTGCATGCCCACTCG GAGAAAAGCGGAATCCCTCTTGTGGCCCAGGAGAAGTTTTTAGAACCTAGAGAAGTTGAG AAACTTGTTATATCTCCAGCAAAGAAAGAGCTGGGCCTTGCATTCAAGGGAAGTCAAAAAAATGTTACTGAAGCATTGGAG GCAATGAAAGAAAAAGAGGCCATGGAAATGAAGGCCTCGCTGGAAAGTAAGGGAGAAATAGAGTTTTATGTCTGTACTCTTGAGAAAAATGTGACCATTAAGAAGAACATGGTCACAATTTcaaaggagaagaagaaggaacACCAAAGAGTTTTCACTCCATCAGTGATTGAGCCATCGTTCGGCATTGGCCGGATTATTTATTGTCTCTTTGAGCATTCTTTCTACATGAGACCTAGTAAAGCTGGGGATGAACAGTTAAATGTTTTCCGCTTTCCTCCAGTCGTAGCACCTATCAAATGCACTGTTTTCCCACTCGTTCAGAATCAACAGTACGAGGAGGTTGCCAAAGTCATTTCCAGGTCTTTGACTGCAGCTGGAATTTCACATAAGATTGATATTACAG GCACTTCAATTGGCAAGCGATATGCAAGGACAGATGAAGTGGGTGTGCCATTTGCTATAactgttgactcaacatcatCGGCGACAATCAGAGAGAGGGATAGCAAGGATCAAATCCGTGTTAGCATTGAAGAGGCAGCATTAGTTGTTAAGTCTGTGACTGATGGGCTACAGACGTGGGATGATGTGTGGGCATCCTTCCCTCATCACTTGTCAAGTTCTACAGACACAGAGTGA